Proteins from a genomic interval of Desulfitibacter alkalitolerans DSM 16504:
- a CDS encoding ABC transporter ATP-binding protein: MGKKALKDLIEVSNLSKIYQSGGEQVKALNNLNLTIENGEFVALMGPSGSGKSTLLTILGALNPPTHGTVFIDGIDIYNLSTERRADFRSTYMGFVFQQFHLIPYLSAVENVMLPLAISSKSSREQTEKAQGLLEKVGLGNKLKRLPNELSGGEQERVAIARALVNDPPIVFADEPTGALDAKTSLEIMELFQKVNEENYTIIMVTHNKENLDFVKRAVFIRDGEIEAEERY, encoded by the coding sequence ATGGGAAAAAAGGCTTTAAAAGATCTAATAGAGGTCAGTAATCTTTCAAAGATATACCAAAGTGGAGGCGAACAGGTCAAGGCTTTAAATAACCTTAACCTTACAATAGAAAATGGTGAATTTGTAGCTCTCATGGGACCGTCTGGCTCAGGAAAGAGCACCCTTTTAACAATTCTTGGGGCACTTAATCCGCCAACCCATGGGACGGTTTTCATAGATGGCATAGATATTTACAATCTTTCTACTGAAAGAAGAGCTGATTTTCGAAGCACATATATGGGGTTTGTTTTTCAGCAGTTTCATTTAATTCCCTACTTGTCAGCAGTGGAAAATGTCATGCTTCCACTGGCAATAAGCAGTAAGTCCAGCAGGGAACAGACAGAAAAGGCCCAAGGCCTGTTGGAAAAGGTTGGCCTGGGGAATAAGCTTAAGAGACTGCCAAATGAGCTTTCTGGCGGGGAACAGGAAAGGGTAGCCATAGCCAGGGCCCTTGTAAATGATCCCCCTATTGTTTTTGCAGATGAGCCAACAGGGGCCCTTGATGCAAAAACCAGCTTGGAGATAATGGAACTGTTCCAAAAGGTTAATGAAGAGAATTATACAATAATCATGGTGACTCATAACAAGGAAAATCTGGACTTTGTAAAAAGAGCTGTATTTATAAGAGATGGGGAGATAGAAGCAGAAGAACGCTACTGA
- a CDS encoding ABC transporter permease, whose amino-acid sequence MRVDSIALKNLKRRPIKAIFMVLGIILAVGTIVTLYTSTATLNVELADRFDEIGANVMVIPDSKDMSLSYGGVRVSGGQDKQFLANDDIIAINTIPNSDNIATVAPKLLTPLTIQGQKAVVMGVDFPQELALKPWWTMDGERPRGVQDVLLGADAAIILGIKPGDTIEIEGEAFNAAAVLHPQGSEEDGLVFMQLLAVQRLADLDDSLSLIEVAAYCTTCPIEEIVMDINNALPHARATALGEAVKARAEVVDRFNKFSAAVAFVVFLIGSLLILVTVISSVKERTKEIGIFRAIGFRQRNIIEIFLTEALILGLVGGILGYIAGNLTASALISSAAGIEVTIEWDFFIGGITIVMALVLSLLSSAYPAAKAARLDPVEALRHI is encoded by the coding sequence ATGAGGGTTGATTCCATTGCATTAAAAAATTTAAAACGCCGCCCAATTAAAGCGATTTTTATGGTTCTGGGGATTATCCTTGCTGTAGGAACCATTGTTACACTCTATACTTCTACAGCCACATTAAATGTAGAACTAGCAGATAGATTTGACGAAATAGGTGCCAATGTGATGGTAATACCTGATTCCAAGGATATGAGCTTATCATATGGAGGGGTTAGAGTTAGTGGAGGTCAGGATAAACAGTTTTTAGCTAATGACGATATTATAGCCATCAACACTATTCCTAATAGTGATAATATAGCTACAGTAGCTCCAAAGCTTTTAACGCCTTTAACAATTCAGGGGCAAAAGGCGGTTGTTATGGGTGTGGATTTTCCACAGGAGCTGGCTTTAAAGCCCTGGTGGACCATGGACGGTGAAAGACCCCGGGGGGTACAGGACGTTTTGCTGGGGGCTGATGCAGCCATTATCCTTGGCATTAAACCAGGGGATACCATTGAGATTGAAGGAGAGGCCTTTAATGCTGCTGCTGTACTCCATCCCCAGGGAAGTGAGGAGGATGGATTAGTATTCATGCAGCTGTTAGCTGTACAAAGGTTAGCTGATCTTGATGACAGCTTGTCTTTAATTGAAGTGGCTGCTTACTGTACCACATGTCCAATTGAAGAAATAGTTATGGACATAAATAACGCCCTGCCCCATGCCAGGGCTACTGCCTTAGGTGAAGCAGTAAAGGCCAGGGCTGAGGTCGTGGACAGATTCAATAAATTTTCTGCTGCAGTTGCTTTTGTTGTTTTCTTAATAGGTTCCCTTTTAATACTAGTAACGGTCATTAGTTCAGTTAAAGAAAGAACAAAGGAAATAGGAATCTTTCGTGCAATTGGTTTTAGACAAAGGAATATTATTGAAATATTTTTAACTGAAGCTTTAATACTAGGTTTGGTTGGTGGTATTTTAGGCTATATAGCAGGCAACCTTACAGCCAGCGCTTTGATTTCTAGTGCTGCGGGAATAGAAGTAACCATTGAATGGGACTTTTTCATTGGGGGAATTACAATTGTAATGGCTTTAGTCTTAAGTCTTTTGTCAAGTGCATACCCTGCAGCAAAAGCTGCCAGGCTTGATCCAGTGGAAGCCCTGCGACATATTTAG
- a CDS encoding DUF2318 domain-containing protein, which produces MSQKKKEFMEKQNKKIGGNRVFTGVLVFLVIFAAAGAYIKMTGETPSEVRWEGGNYTFGQSMDYTDKVLTQTNIELMVEDGKVIIPLEHVSENGFIYTEYNKDGFRLPLMSYVNPSGRLVAAISFCEPCRSQSFHINGEQLICDSCNTRWELATMKGITGGCMDYPPEEIDYEVVDGNIIINELDIRSWTPRDLSAAR; this is translated from the coding sequence ATGTCCCAGAAGAAAAAAGAATTCATGGAAAAGCAAAATAAAAAAATAGGGGGAAACAGGGTTTTCACAGGAGTACTTGTTTTTCTTGTAATATTTGCTGCTGCAGGTGCTTATATCAAGATGACTGGAGAGACCCCAAGTGAAGTTAGATGGGAAGGTGGAAACTATACCTTTGGACAAAGTATGGATTATACTGATAAGGTATTAACCCAAACCAACATAGAACTTATGGTGGAAGATGGAAAGGTCATTATCCCTCTAGAACATGTAAGTGAAAATGGCTTCATATACACTGAATATAACAAGGATGGCTTCCGTTTGCCATTAATGTCATATGTTAATCCATCAGGAAGATTAGTTGCTGCCATTTCCTTTTGTGAACCCTGCCGTTCCCAAAGCTTCCATATAAATGGTGAGCAGCTAATATGCGACAGCTGTAATACAAGATGGGAATTAGCTACAATGAAAGGGATTACAGGTGGATGTATGGATTACCCGCCTGAAGAGATAGACTATGAAGTGGTAGATGGAAACATTATTATTAATGAACTGGATATAAGGTCATGGACGCCAAGGGATTTAAGTGCAGCGAGGTGA
- a CDS encoding metal ABC transporter ATP-binding protein — protein sequence MDQDAIVKVSNLSVSYNGKVAFSSISFSAAPKQIIGIIGPNGAGKSTLIKAIMGLVQADEGCVEIMNQTLTKACKRIAYVPQRNSIDFDFPVLVEDVVLMGRFPHLKWWEFPGKRDYELVRECLKQVDMVDYCKRQIGQLSGGQQQRVFLARALAQEAELFFLDEPFAGIDMASENMIMKLLKDLRDRGKTLFVVHHDLSKAETYFDSLILLKNKLIAYGKKDEVFQIDRLKEAYDGKVATFPGKEQLMVVNS from the coding sequence TTGGATCAGGATGCTATTGTCAAGGTTAGTAATTTGTCAGTTTCCTATAATGGCAAGGTTGCCTTTTCAAGTATATCCTTTTCTGCTGCTCCTAAGCAAATAATTGGTATTATCGGACCCAATGGGGCAGGTAAATCAACATTAATAAAAGCCATAATGGGGTTAGTCCAGGCAGACGAGGGATGTGTAGAAATTATGAATCAGACTCTTACAAAAGCATGCAAGAGAATTGCCTATGTTCCCCAAAGAAACTCTATAGATTTTGACTTTCCTGTACTAGTGGAAGACGTTGTACTTATGGGGAGGTTTCCCCATTTAAAATGGTGGGAGTTTCCCGGCAAAAGAGATTATGAATTGGTCAGGGAGTGTTTGAAGCAGGTTGACATGGTTGATTATTGCAAAAGGCAAATTGGTCAGCTGTCAGGCGGGCAGCAGCAGAGGGTCTTTCTTGCTAGAGCTTTGGCTCAGGAGGCAGAATTGTTTTTTCTGGATGAGCCCTTCGCAGGCATAGATATGGCTTCAGAAAACATGATTATGAAGCTTTTAAAGGATTTACGAGACAGGGGCAAAACACTTTTTGTAGTACACCATGATTTAAGTAAAGCTGAAACCTATTTTGACAGCTTGATACTGCTGAAAAATAAGCTCATAGCTTATGGCAAGAAGGATGAAGTATTCCAAATTGACAGGTTAAAGGAGGCCTATGATGGCAAAGTTGCAACCTTTCCAGGTAAAGAACAGCTCATGGTGGTGAACAGTTAA
- a CDS encoding metal ABC transporter permease, with product MENLAFFFDAVFRYQYLQNAMLAGILVGIICGLTGCFIILRGMALMGDAISHAVLPGVVIAYMWGFSFFLGAVATGVLTALGIGYISQNSKIKDDTAIGIMFTAAFALGVVLITMRRGTGVDLWHILFGNVLAVSRGDLWMTFSIGVLIVICIVIFYKQLLLSTFDPTMAQAVGLPTRLIHYSLMLVLSLVTVASLKTVGIVLVVAMLITPGATAYLLTYRLPTMLLLSVFFGVISSAAGVYFSFIYDVATGASIVLVASLLFFLSFLFSPKQGILVHKVLAQKIKDN from the coding sequence ATGGAAAATCTAGCCTTCTTTTTTGACGCCGTCTTTAGATATCAATACCTTCAAAATGCAATGCTTGCCGGCATTTTGGTAGGAATCATATGCGGCTTGACAGGTTGTTTTATTATTCTTAGGGGCATGGCTTTAATGGGGGATGCAATTTCCCATGCTGTTCTTCCCGGGGTAGTAATAGCCTACATGTGGGGATTTAGTTTTTTCCTGGGAGCCGTGGCTACTGGGGTTTTGACAGCCCTGGGAATTGGCTACATATCGCAAAACAGCAAAATAAAGGATGATACTGCAATTGGCATCATGTTTACTGCAGCCTTCGCCCTGGGAGTTGTATTGATAACAATGAGAAGGGGAACCGGTGTTGACCTGTGGCACATACTATTTGGCAATGTCCTGGCAGTCTCTAGAGGCGACTTATGGATGACCTTTTCCATAGGTGTTTTAATAGTAATTTGCATTGTGATATTTTACAAACAGCTGCTTTTAAGCACCTTTGATCCAACCATGGCCCAGGCAGTAGGGTTACCAACAAGACTTATCCATTATTCTTTAATGCTTGTTTTGTCTCTTGTAACAGTTGCATCTTTAAAAACAGTAGGCATAGTTTTAGTTGTTGCCATGCTTATAACACCTGGTGCAACAGCTTACCTCCTCACCTATCGGCTGCCTACCATGCTTTTGCTATCTGTTTTTTTTGGGGTTATATCGTCTGCGGCAGGGGTCTATTTTTCATTCATCTATGATGTGGCAACAGGGGCTTCAATAGTACTAGTTGCTTCCCTATTGTTTTTCTTAAGCTTCTTGTTTTCCCCAAAACAAGGAATTTTAGTTCATAAAGTTTTGGCGCAAAAGATAAAAGACAATTAA
- a CDS encoding metal ABC transporter solute-binding protein, Zn/Mn family has translation MGKLIIVKKKSFLLIALIIAFIFTGGCGVKNDTGNQSNVEQQTLKIAASISILADLIENVVGDKGTVEYIVPIGENPHDYEMLPSELQKVTDADVFFINGFGLEGGMVRIIGNVANTPVVSLSEGITPIPLVGDDAPDPHAWLDASLVITYVMNIRDTLISLDPSNEQEYVHNAEVYINQLNELDIWIREQVAIIPQAKRVIVISENAFKYYGKAYGFQTEGIWELNSHEEGTPRQISSVVDLVTNKGLPAVFVETTVDRRYMQTISNETGVPIAGAVYTDALGHKGSGADTYINMMKYNTEIFVKGLGN, from the coding sequence ATGGGCAAGTTAATTATTGTTAAAAAGAAAAGCTTTCTGCTAATTGCTTTGATAATTGCTTTTATTTTTACAGGTGGATGCGGTGTGAAAAATGATACAGGAAACCAGAGTAATGTTGAGCAACAAACTTTGAAAATAGCAGCAAGTATATCAATCCTGGCTGACTTAATAGAAAATGTTGTGGGTGATAAGGGCACTGTGGAATATATTGTTCCCATAGGTGAAAACCCACATGATTACGAAATGCTTCCCAGTGAACTTCAAAAAGTTACAGATGCTGATGTATTCTTCATTAACGGGTTCGGTCTAGAAGGTGGCATGGTAAGGATTATTGGTAACGTGGCAAACACACCTGTTGTTTCTTTATCAGAAGGGATTACTCCCATACCTTTAGTGGGTGATGACGCACCCGATCCCCATGCGTGGTTAGATGCAAGTCTGGTGATAACCTATGTAATGAATATAAGAGACACTCTTATTTCATTGGATCCTAGTAATGAACAGGAGTATGTGCACAATGCTGAGGTATATATAAATCAGCTGAATGAGCTTGACATTTGGATTAGAGAGCAAGTTGCAATTATACCTCAAGCTAAAAGGGTAATAGTTATAAGCGAAAATGCCTTTAAGTACTATGGAAAAGCTTATGGCTTTCAAACCGAAGGTATCTGGGAGCTAAACTCCCACGAAGAAGGCACTCCCCGGCAAATATCTAGCGTAGTGGATTTAGTAACAAACAAAGGCCTTCCAGCGGTTTTTGTGGAAACTACTGTGGATAGAAGATACATGCAAACCATCTCCAATGAAACTGGAGTTCCTATCGCAGGTGCGGTCTATACAGATGCACTGGGACACAAGGGGAGTGGAGCAGATACCTATATTAATATGATGAAGTATAACACAGAAATATTTGTAAAGGGTCTAGGTAATTAG
- a CDS encoding YibE/F family protein, producing the protein MRSCIKLLMLIFILLPILTFFFTMTNVGLASVTSNEPLYITVKGKVTGSSIQEKSSEARGTGQLVTVRILSGKYSGNTIQLNNSLLISPWPNIKLNTGDRVVLTLEEREGRVTNAYVSDYGRSNSIYILIGSYVILLIMIGGRKGIKAIVALGITCLVLVVILLPLILNGHNPLILTIIILALITLITMPIIGGLNRKTWSATLGTICGVIIAGLIAFFSGTIFHLTGFIDDGAQDLLFMGGLGSLDLKGLLFAGMIIGALGATMDVGMSIASSIEEVKKANTRLSIIKLFQAGMNVGRDIMGTMANTLILAYVGSSLPMLLLLIASETSGIRISNSEFVATEVVRALSGSIGLTFTIPITSLISAVFLSKKAAV; encoded by the coding sequence ATGAGAAGCTGTATTAAATTACTCATGTTAATCTTCATTCTATTACCCATATTAACATTTTTTTTTACCATGACAAATGTAGGACTAGCTTCTGTTACATCTAACGAACCCTTATACATCACAGTAAAGGGTAAGGTTACAGGTAGTTCTATTCAAGAAAAAAGTAGTGAAGCAAGGGGAACAGGTCAGCTTGTAACTGTCAGGATATTATCGGGAAAATATAGCGGAAATACTATACAGCTCAATAACAGCTTACTTATCAGCCCCTGGCCAAACATCAAGTTAAATACTGGGGATAGGGTTGTACTAACCCTTGAAGAAAGAGAGGGCAGGGTTACCAATGCATACGTAAGTGATTATGGGAGAAGCAATTCAATTTATATTTTAATCGGTTCATATGTTATATTGCTCATTATGATTGGAGGCAGAAAGGGCATTAAGGCTATTGTGGCACTTGGCATAACTTGTTTAGTCCTTGTAGTAATACTGCTTCCCCTCATATTAAATGGTCATAACCCCTTGATTCTTACTATAATCATTCTTGCCCTCATAACACTTATCACCATGCCCATTATTGGCGGATTAAACAGAAAAACCTGGTCTGCTACCCTAGGTACAATTTGCGGGGTAATAATAGCAGGACTCATAGCATTTTTTTCCGGGACTATTTTTCATCTAACGGGTTTTATTGATGATGGTGCCCAGGACCTGTTATTCATGGGCGGCTTAGGCAGCCTTGATCTAAAGGGTCTGTTGTTTGCTGGAATGATAATTGGTGCACTTGGTGCTACAATGGATGTGGGAATGTCTATTGCCTCTAGTATTGAAGAAGTGAAAAAGGCTAATACCCGTTTATCCATTATTAAGCTGTTTCAGGCAGGCATGAATGTTGGAAGAGATATTATGGGTACCATGGCCAACACTCTAATACTGGCCTACGTTGGCAGCTCTCTGCCAATGCTTCTTTTGCTGATAGCTAGTGAAACATCTGGAATTAGAATATCTAATTCTGAATTTGTGGCAACGGAGGTGGTTAGGGCACTATCAGGAAGTATTGGCTTAACTTTTACCATCCCAATTACTTCATTAATATCTGCAGTTTTTCTTAGTAAAAAGGCAGCCGTTTAA
- a CDS encoding DUF2325 domain-containing protein, which yields MSILIVGGDGLEKIKKNLKKVGATDIQHISGRKRGDLTRDLPSNLDMILILTDYINHQLCSQIKQQAQERGIKTIFSKRSWSHIQHAMEM from the coding sequence ATGTCAATTCTAATAGTTGGTGGAGACGGGCTTGAAAAAATTAAGAAAAATTTAAAAAAGGTGGGGGCTACTGATATACAGCATATTTCTGGTCGTAAGCGAGGAGATCTTACAAGAGATCTGCCATCTAATCTGGATATGATATTGATATTAACAGATTATATTAATCACCAGCTTTGTAGTCAGATAAAACAGCAGGCACAGGAAAGGGGTATAAAAACCATATTTTCTAAACGCTCCTGGTCACATATACAGCATGCAATGGAAATGTAG
- a CDS encoding stalk domain-containing protein yields MDIVKRILYTACLVCMLLILFLGMISKENALASMPVKVAVDGVIINPGDQPPFIHNDRVLVPLRVITDFLGANTTWNDTNGSVRIEMENKTIEMWPNSNFVRVNGASRHVDAAPRLTSNNRIVVPLRFISELLGAQVGWDGKHFIASVFTRGQSSQERASIVMALADRSRLQQNNLKRINIGASEHQVEYIMGKPNRKEIGLMGLDTWTYHYNYHDYYLFGFYKGELMYIYTKSALEYVLGVGIGDTKDTVEKKVKTRDFAPLEYLNGNVLVYLANNHIRSNRIHTVANNNVVIFHIDELNGNRVAGIEIYHRDMIVCDNPIIDYRYTYFGSKPQLGLPQPSSRMQTEINKSLERQIFDMTNAIRVKEGLDPVLWHSDAARAAYAHSKDMSDRNYFDHMSPEGKGPGNRVKDANIAFQSVLENIAMNTINSAETLHAWMNSEGHREAILHDGITHLGVGVFSERNIYYTQVFLQLSN; encoded by the coding sequence GTGGATATTGTAAAAAGGATTCTTTATACTGCTTGTTTAGTTTGTATGCTGCTTATCTTGTTCTTAGGAATGATTTCTAAAGAAAATGCACTGGCTTCCATGCCTGTAAAGGTTGCAGTGGATGGGGTTATCATAAATCCAGGAGACCAGCCTCCTTTTATACACAATGACAGGGTGCTGGTACCCTTGAGGGTTATAACTGATTTTCTCGGAGCTAATACAACATGGAATGATACAAATGGTTCAGTTAGAATTGAAATGGAAAATAAAACAATAGAAATGTGGCCTAACAGCAATTTCGTTAGGGTTAACGGTGCTTCAAGACATGTAGATGCTGCTCCTAGATTGACAAGCAATAATAGAATAGTTGTTCCTTTAAGGTTTATTAGTGAATTATTAGGAGCTCAGGTTGGTTGGGATGGAAAACATTTCATTGCAAGTGTATTTACAAGGGGACAGTCTTCCCAGGAGAGAGCTTCTATTGTCATGGCACTTGCAGATAGAAGCCGCCTGCAGCAGAACAACCTTAAGAGAATAAATATTGGTGCCAGTGAGCATCAGGTTGAATACATTATGGGCAAGCCTAATCGTAAGGAAATTGGGCTTATGGGTCTGGACACATGGACATATCATTATAATTATCATGATTATTATCTCTTTGGGTTTTACAAGGGAGAATTAATGTATATATACACAAAATCAGCTTTAGAGTATGTACTTGGCGTTGGTATTGGTGATACGAAAGATACCGTTGAAAAAAAAGTTAAGACTAGAGATTTTGCACCTCTTGAATATTTAAATGGGAATGTTCTAGTCTATCTAGCCAACAACCACATTAGGAGCAACAGAATCCATACTGTAGCCAACAATAATGTCGTAATCTTTCACATTGATGAATTAAATGGGAACAGGGTGGCAGGAATAGAGATTTATCACAGGGACATGATAGTTTGTGATAATCCAATTATTGACTACAGATATACTTACTTTGGCAGTAAACCCCAGTTAGGTCTGCCACAACCATCTTCCAGGATGCAAACTGAAATTAATAAATCTTTAGAAAGACAAATATTTGATATGACAAATGCAATAAGGGTTAAGGAAGGCTTGGATCCAGTTTTGTGGCATTCTGATGCAGCTAGAGCAGCCTATGCCCATAGTAAGGATATGTCTGACAGAAATTACTTCGACCATATGTCCCCTGAAGGAAAAGGCCCTGGGAACAGGGTAAAGGATGCTAACATTGCCTTCCAAAGTGTTCTTGAGAATATAGCAATGAATACAATTAACAGTGCAGAAACTCTGCATGCCTGGATGAATAGTGAAGGTCATAGAGAAGCCATTCTGCATGATGGTATAACGCACCTTGGAGTTGGGGTTTTTTCAGAAAGAAACATATATTATACACAAGTATTTCTTCAGTTAAGCAACTAG
- a CDS encoding tryptophan-rich sensory protein, with the protein MKDKKTILQVANIIALIFTVFINYLANALPLNGKTTAEVSGLYPTLFTPAGVTFAIWGLIYLLLAAFVVYQGRDLLTYRKAGMPFLNQIGWWFVAASFFNIVWIIAWHYEAILLSLVIIIALLLTLIIIYLRLGIGKSVKNRMEKYLVHIPFSIYLGWITIATVANIAVYLVKINWVQSVSAEVFWTVIVILFSTALAITVLLTKKDIFYVLVVLWAFVGIIIKRLSVPAEPRWIIVFALVICILAILAVAYSIFKNNKSLSFLN; encoded by the coding sequence ATGAAAGATAAGAAAACTATTCTTCAGGTTGCAAACATAATTGCTTTAATTTTTACAGTTTTTATTAATTATCTGGCCAATGCCTTACCCTTAAATGGGAAAACAACTGCAGAGGTTTCTGGGTTATACCCAACCTTATTTACGCCAGCAGGGGTCACCTTTGCCATCTGGGGTTTAATTTATCTGCTTTTAGCTGCTTTCGTAGTTTACCAGGGCAGAGATCTTTTAACTTATAGAAAAGCAGGCATGCCTTTTTTAAATCAAATAGGCTGGTGGTTTGTAGCAGCATCTTTTTTTAATATTGTCTGGATTATTGCCTGGCATTATGAAGCAATTTTGCTGTCACTGGTAATAATTATTGCATTACTGCTTACCTTAATTATTATCTATTTAAGATTGGGCATTGGAAAAAGTGTAAAAAACAGAATGGAGAAATACCTGGTACACATTCCCTTCAGCATTTATCTAGGCTGGATTACCATTGCCACAGTTGCAAACATAGCTGTTTACCTGGTTAAAATCAATTGGGTTCAATCTGTATCTGCAGAAGTGTTCTGGACAGTAATAGTAATATTATTCAGCACGGCTCTTGCCATAACGGTCTTATTAACCAAAAAGGATATTTTCTATGTTCTTGTTGTTCTGTGGGCATTTGTGGGTATTATTATTAAAAGACTTTCTGTACCTGCAGAACCAAGATGGATAATTGTTTTCGCCCTGGTGATTTGTATCCTCGCTATTTTGGCTGTAGCTTATTCAATATTTAAAAATAATAAAAGCCTCTCCTTTCTAAACTAA
- a CDS encoding 3'-5' exoribonuclease YhaM family protein, giving the protein MTVLNWKNEPSEGIVKGFLLVNEAKIGTTKNDKPFLGMKLSNGIEEIDAKKWDYDDQVPVVGDIIYIEGKVQEYLNCPQLIIYKFRRALEKEYNVSDFLPSLSCNRIQELTDEFNEIQTCLQERYRVFIQEVIANSSNKYFTAPAAKIHHHAYIGGLLEHSLAVCKRSLALAELSMITINKDLLVIGSLLHDIGKIYSYEYDKPPIRMSSEGKLLDHIVIGLNLISDAYKNTMPLLDKEDYLHLQHMIASHHGKLEWGSPIVPKTIEAEILHTADNLDAIDFKYNKAVQDKSDNQEWSDWIKGLGKEVWVK; this is encoded by the coding sequence ATGACAGTACTAAACTGGAAAAACGAACCATCAGAAGGCATTGTAAAGGGATTTCTTTTAGTAAATGAGGCAAAAATAGGGACTACAAAAAATGATAAACCTTTTTTAGGAATGAAGCTTTCCAATGGAATTGAAGAAATTGATGCAAAAAAATGGGATTATGACGACCAGGTGCCTGTAGTTGGAGATATTATATATATTGAAGGAAAAGTGCAAGAGTATTTGAATTGCCCCCAGTTGATTATTTATAAATTTCGAAGAGCTCTAGAAAAGGAGTATAATGTTTCAGATTTTTTACCTTCACTGTCCTGCAATAGAATTCAGGAGCTGACAGATGAGTTTAATGAGATACAGACTTGTCTTCAGGAAAGGTATAGAGTTTTTATACAAGAGGTCATTGCCAATAGCAGCAATAAATATTTTACAGCTCCCGCTGCAAAAATACATCATCATGCTTATATCGGTGGGCTGCTTGAGCATTCCCTTGCTGTATGTAAAAGATCACTAGCTCTAGCTGAATTATCAATGATAACCATAAATAAAGACCTGCTTGTCATTGGGAGCCTTTTACATGATATTGGAAAAATCTATTCCTATGAATATGACAAGCCTCCTATTCGTATGAGTTCAGAGGGAAAGCTTTTAGATCATATAGTTATAGGATTAAACTTGATTAGTGATGCTTACAAGAACACCATGCCTTTATTAGATAAAGAGGATTATCTTCATTTACAGCATATGATAGCCTCTCACCACGGGAAACTAGAGTGGGGTTCTCCCATAGTCCCTAAAACCATTGAGGCAGAAATCCTACATACAGCTGACAATTTAGATGCCATAGATTTTAAATATAATAAGGCTGTTCAGGATAAATCCGACAACCAAGAGTGGTCTGATTGGATTAAGGGTCTTGGAAAGGAAGTATGGGTTAAATAA
- a CDS encoding DUF1540 domain-containing protein: MNQHIHCIVSDCHYYEQGNKCVANEILVATDQFGASQPEQIDAQMAMQLTPDTAGSCMETCCKSYIPKNSKFTSADGVKKMK, encoded by the coding sequence GTGAATCAACACATTCATTGCATTGTTAGTGACTGTCATTACTATGAGCAAGGAAATAAGTGCGTGGCTAATGAGATTTTAGTGGCAACAGATCAATTTGGAGCTAGCCAACCTGAACAAATAGATGCTCAAATGGCCATGCAGCTTACACCAGATACTGCTGGAAGCTGTATGGAAACCTGCTGCAAATCTTATATTCCCAAGAACTCCAAATTCACTAGTGCTGATGGCGTCAAAAAAATGAAGTAG